The following proteins are co-located in the Syngnathus scovelli strain Florida chromosome 21, RoL_Ssco_1.2, whole genome shotgun sequence genome:
- the LOC125991675 gene encoding probable serine/threonine-protein kinase clkA isoform X1 — protein MHSRWTELVLCKMLTINDVLNNDVFANDVSRERIVKLIQSLDSMLKQQTKEETDAKEGSFNHYQQSHMSEGLQNISNYMSNDEYNMTEGHMEDDASYNMTKGHMEDASYNMTKGHQDDAASYNMTEGHQEDASYNMTEGHQEDASYNMTNGHQEDASYNMTNGHQEDAASYNMTKGHMEDSNYNMTKGHLKDAASYNMTKGHQEDASYNMTEGHMEDAASYNMTEDHQEDVAGYVITMGHQNISNMSNDDHNMSNVSSYNMTKGQQGDDSGYNMTEGHQEGDSGYNMTEGHQEDASGYNMTMGLQNKPSSSNMTTAPQSDDMAGKLYDDLTDVLTVNV, from the exons ATGCACTCTCGATGGACGGAG TTGGTGCTATGCAAGATGTTGACGATCAATGATGTGCTGAACAATG atgtgtttgcCAATGATGTTTCACGGGAGAGGATTGTGAAACTCATCCAGTCTTTGGATTCCATGCTGAAGCAACAAACTAAAGAAG AAACTGATGCCAAAGAGGGCTCCTTCAACCATTACCAGCAGAGCCACATGAGTGAGGGCCTGCAGAACATCTCCAACTACATGAGCAATGATGAGTACAACATGACCGAGGGCCACATGGAAGAT GacgccagctacaacatgaccaagGGCCACATGGAGGacgccagctacaacatgaccaagGGCCACCAAGATGATgctgccagctacaacatgaccgaGGGCCACCAGGAGGacgccagctacaacatgaccgaGGGCCACCAGGAGGacgccagctacaacatgaccaaTGGCCACCAGGAGGACGCCAGCTATAACATGACCAATGGCCACCAAGAGGACgctgccagctacaacatgaccaagGGCCACATGGAAGATTCCAACTACAACATGACCAAGGGCCACTTGAAAGATgctgccagctacaacatgaccaagGGCCACCAGGAGGacgccagctacaacatgaccgaGGGCCACATGGAAGATGccgccagctacaacatgaccgaAGACCACCAAGAGGATGTTGCCGGCTACGTCATAACAATGGGCCACCAGAACATCTCCAACATGAGCAATGATGACCACAACATGAGCAATGTctccagctacaacatgaccaagGGCCAACAGGGGGATGACTCTGGCTACAACATGACGGAGGGCCACCAGGAGGGTGACTCTGGCTACAACATGACCGAGGGCCACCAGGAGGATGCCTCTGGTTACAACATGACCATGGGCCTGCAGAACAAGCCCTCCAGCTCCAACATGACCACGGCTCCCCAGAGTGATGACATGGCTGGCAAATTGTATGATGACTTGACAGATGTTTTGACAGTTAATGTTTAA
- the LOC125991675 gene encoding probable serine/threonine-protein kinase clkA isoform X3 — MAAVWLLLLVLVHALSMDGDVFANDVSRERIVKLIQSLDSMLKQQTKEETDAKEGSFNHYQQSHMSEGLQNISNYMSNDEYNMTEGHMEDDASYNMTKGHMEDASYNMTKGHQDDAASYNMTEGHQEDASYNMTEGHQEDASYNMTNGHQEDASYNMTNGHQEDAASYNMTKGHMEDSNYNMTKGHLKDAASYNMTKGHQEDASYNMTEGHMEDAASYNMTEDHQEDVAGYVITMGHQNISNMSNDDHNMSNVSSYNMTKGQQGDDSGYNMTEGHQEGDSGYNMTEGHQEDASGYNMTMGLQNKPSSSNMTTAPQSDDMAGKLYDDLTDVLTVNV, encoded by the exons ATGGCTGCTGTTTGGCTCTTGCTGCTGGTTCTGGTGCATGCACTCTCGATGGACGGAG atgtgtttgcCAATGATGTTTCACGGGAGAGGATTGTGAAACTCATCCAGTCTTTGGATTCCATGCTGAAGCAACAAACTAAAGAAG AAACTGATGCCAAAGAGGGCTCCTTCAACCATTACCAGCAGAGCCACATGAGTGAGGGCCTGCAGAACATCTCCAACTACATGAGCAATGATGAGTACAACATGACCGAGGGCCACATGGAAGAT GacgccagctacaacatgaccaagGGCCACATGGAGGacgccagctacaacatgaccaagGGCCACCAAGATGATgctgccagctacaacatgaccgaGGGCCACCAGGAGGacgccagctacaacatgaccgaGGGCCACCAGGAGGacgccagctacaacatgaccaaTGGCCACCAGGAGGACGCCAGCTATAACATGACCAATGGCCACCAAGAGGACgctgccagctacaacatgaccaagGGCCACATGGAAGATTCCAACTACAACATGACCAAGGGCCACTTGAAAGATgctgccagctacaacatgaccaagGGCCACCAGGAGGacgccagctacaacatgaccgaGGGCCACATGGAAGATGccgccagctacaacatgaccgaAGACCACCAAGAGGATGTTGCCGGCTACGTCATAACAATGGGCCACCAGAACATCTCCAACATGAGCAATGATGACCACAACATGAGCAATGTctccagctacaacatgaccaagGGCCAACAGGGGGATGACTCTGGCTACAACATGACGGAGGGCCACCAGGAGGGTGACTCTGGCTACAACATGACCGAGGGCCACCAGGAGGATGCCTCTGGTTACAACATGACCATGGGCCTGCAGAACAAGCCCTCCAGCTCCAACATGACCACGGCTCCCCAGAGTGATGACATGGCTGGCAAATTGTATGATGACTTGACAGATGTTTTGACAGTTAATGTTTAA
- the LOC125991675 gene encoding probable serine/threonine-protein kinase clkA isoform X4, translating into MHSRWTELVLCKMLTINDVLNNDVFANDVSRERIVKLIQSLDSMLKQQTKEVETDAKEGSFNHYQQSHMSEGLQNISNYMSNDEYNMTEGHMEDDASYNMTKGHMEDASYNMTKGHQDDAASYNMTEGHQEDASYNMTEGHQEDASYNMTNGHQEDASYNMTNGHQEDAASYNMTKGHMEDSNYNMTKGHLKDAASYNMTKGHQEDASYNMTEGHMEDAASYNMTEDHQEDVAGYVITMGHQNISNMSNDDHNMSNVSSYNMTKGQQGDDSGYNMTEGHQEGDSGYNMTEGHQEDASGYNMTMGLQNKPSSSNMTTAPQSDDMAGKLYDDLTDVLTVNV; encoded by the exons ATGCACTCTCGATGGACGGAG TTGGTGCTATGCAAGATGTTGACGATCAATGATGTGCTGAACAATG atgtgtttgcCAATGATGTTTCACGGGAGAGGATTGTGAAACTCATCCAGTCTTTGGATTCCATGCTGAAGCAACAAACTAAAGAAG tagAAACTGATGCCAAAGAGGGCTCCTTCAACCATTACCAGCAGAGCCACATGAGTGAGGGCCTGCAGAACATCTCCAACTACATGAGCAATGATGAGTACAACATGACCGAGGGCCACATGGAAGAT GacgccagctacaacatgaccaagGGCCACATGGAGGacgccagctacaacatgaccaagGGCCACCAAGATGATgctgccagctacaacatgaccgaGGGCCACCAGGAGGacgccagctacaacatgaccgaGGGCCACCAGGAGGacgccagctacaacatgaccaaTGGCCACCAGGAGGACGCCAGCTATAACATGACCAATGGCCACCAAGAGGACgctgccagctacaacatgaccaagGGCCACATGGAAGATTCCAACTACAACATGACCAAGGGCCACTTGAAAGATgctgccagctacaacatgaccaagGGCCACCAGGAGGacgccagctacaacatgaccgaGGGCCACATGGAAGATGccgccagctacaacatgaccgaAGACCACCAAGAGGATGTTGCCGGCTACGTCATAACAATGGGCCACCAGAACATCTCCAACATGAGCAATGATGACCACAACATGAGCAATGTctccagctacaacatgaccaagGGCCAACAGGGGGATGACTCTGGCTACAACATGACGGAGGGCCACCAGGAGGGTGACTCTGGCTACAACATGACCGAGGGCCACCAGGAGGATGCCTCTGGTTACAACATGACCATGGGCCTGCAGAACAAGCCCTCCAGCTCCAACATGACCACGGCTCCCCAGAGTGATGACATGGCTGGCAAATTGTATGATGACTTGACAGATGTTTTGACAGTTAATGTTTAA
- the LOC125991689 gene encoding uncharacterized protein PF3D7_1120600-like isoform X1 yields MAALWISLVLVLAVLMNGGDAAAVTPNDNNTAQDGLLLEEAVQLLHALDSVLKLQSKVSDDSSRDYQNMSMAHQKDYFMQDESYNMSMGYRKKDSGQDEQNMTKVHQNEVLQDYQNMTNGHQNEAMQDDQNMMKIYQNETMQDYQNMTKLYQNETMQDYQNMTKVYQNETMQDYQNMTKVYQKEAMQDYQNSEFMQYQNPLNNGRLNMSNSDMMENQNDSMDDYLYTVVVNV; encoded by the exons ATGGCTGCTCTTTGGATCTCGCTTGTGCTGGTGCTTGCGGTTTTGATGAACGGAGGCGATG CTGCAGCTGTTACCCCAAATGATAACAATACTGCGCAAG ATGGCCTTTTGCTTGAggaagctgttcaactccttcatGCTTTGGATTCTGTGTTGAAGCTGCAAAGTAAAG TCAGTGACGACTCCAGCCGTGACTACCAGAACATGAGCATGGCCCACCAAAAAGATTACTTCATGCAAGATGAGAGCTACAACATGAGCATGGGCTACCGGAAAAAGGACTCTGGTCAGGATGAGCAGAACATGACCAAGGTCCACCAAAATGAAGTCCTGCAAGACTACCAGAACATGACCAATGGCCACCAGAATGAAGCCATGCAAGACGACCAGAACATGATGAAGATCTATCAGAATGAAACTATGCAAGACTACCAGAACATGACCAAGCTCTATCAGAATGAAACCATGCAAGACTACCAGAACATGACCAAGGTCTATCAGAATGAAACCATGCAAGACTACCAGAACATGACCAAGGTCTACCAGAAGGAAGCCATGCAAGACTACCAGAACAGTGAATTCATGCAATACCAGAACCCCTTGAATAATGGTCGTCTGAACATGAGCAATAGTGACATGATGGAAAACCAGAATGACAGCATGGACGATTACTTGTACACAGTGGTTGTAAATGTTTGA
- the LOC125991675 gene encoding probable serine/threonine-protein kinase clkA isoform X2, producing the protein MAAVWLLLLVLVHALSMDGDVFANDVSRERIVKLIQSLDSMLKQQTKEVETDAKEGSFNHYQQSHMSEGLQNISNYMSNDEYNMTEGHMEDDASYNMTKGHMEDASYNMTKGHQDDAASYNMTEGHQEDASYNMTEGHQEDASYNMTNGHQEDASYNMTNGHQEDAASYNMTKGHMEDSNYNMTKGHLKDAASYNMTKGHQEDASYNMTEGHMEDAASYNMTEDHQEDVAGYVITMGHQNISNMSNDDHNMSNVSSYNMTKGQQGDDSGYNMTEGHQEGDSGYNMTEGHQEDASGYNMTMGLQNKPSSSNMTTAPQSDDMAGKLYDDLTDVLTVNV; encoded by the exons ATGGCTGCTGTTTGGCTCTTGCTGCTGGTTCTGGTGCATGCACTCTCGATGGACGGAG atgtgtttgcCAATGATGTTTCACGGGAGAGGATTGTGAAACTCATCCAGTCTTTGGATTCCATGCTGAAGCAACAAACTAAAGAAG tagAAACTGATGCCAAAGAGGGCTCCTTCAACCATTACCAGCAGAGCCACATGAGTGAGGGCCTGCAGAACATCTCCAACTACATGAGCAATGATGAGTACAACATGACCGAGGGCCACATGGAAGAT GacgccagctacaacatgaccaagGGCCACATGGAGGacgccagctacaacatgaccaagGGCCACCAAGATGATgctgccagctacaacatgaccgaGGGCCACCAGGAGGacgccagctacaacatgaccgaGGGCCACCAGGAGGacgccagctacaacatgaccaaTGGCCACCAGGAGGACGCCAGCTATAACATGACCAATGGCCACCAAGAGGACgctgccagctacaacatgaccaagGGCCACATGGAAGATTCCAACTACAACATGACCAAGGGCCACTTGAAAGATgctgccagctacaacatgaccaagGGCCACCAGGAGGacgccagctacaacatgaccgaGGGCCACATGGAAGATGccgccagctacaacatgaccgaAGACCACCAAGAGGATGTTGCCGGCTACGTCATAACAATGGGCCACCAGAACATCTCCAACATGAGCAATGATGACCACAACATGAGCAATGTctccagctacaacatgaccaagGGCCAACAGGGGGATGACTCTGGCTACAACATGACGGAGGGCCACCAGGAGGGTGACTCTGGCTACAACATGACCGAGGGCCACCAGGAGGATGCCTCTGGTTACAACATGACCATGGGCCTGCAGAACAAGCCCTCCAGCTCCAACATGACCACGGCTCCCCAGAGTGATGACATGGCTGGCAAATTGTATGATGACTTGACAGATGTTTTGACAGTTAATGTTTAA
- the si:ch73-248e21.5 gene encoding repetin isoform X1 — MMAPLWFLGLLVHAVFMGRGLCSLPGSRQSESNASDLTDVSPVFKKLLESLHAIRRQYEQEHLAAKVEPDDQPSFNITKGLMEDASYNMTKGHQEDSSSYNMTEGHQEDSSSYNMTKGHQEDASYNMTKGHQDDAASYNMTKGHQEDASYNMTEGRMEDASYNMTEGHMEDAANYNMTKGHMEDASYNMTEGHQEDASSSNMSNGHQEDASYNMTKGHQEDSSSYNMTEDASYNMTKAHIEDTSYNMTKGHMEDASYNMTEGRMEDAASYNMTEGHMEDASYNMTKGHMEDASYNMTEDASYNMTKGHMEDASYNMTEGHMEDASYHMTMGPQNITSSYARSLNHPSDANHESSDLSFLSAYQKEEMDDVVTVNV, encoded by the exons ATGATGGCTCCTCTCTGGTTCCTGGGTCTGCTGGTGCATGCTGTTTTTATGGGCAGAG GTCTATGTTCGCTACCTGGCTCGAGACAAAGTGAGTCCAATGCTTCTGATTTAA CTGATGTTTCACCAGTGTTCAAGAAACTTCTAGAGTCTTTACATGCCATTCGCAGGCAATATGAACAAG aacaTCTGGCAGCAAAAGTTGAGCCAGATGACCAGCCCAGCTTCAACATAACCAAGGGCCTCATGGAAgatgccagctacaacatgacaAAGGGCCACCAGGAAGACTCctccagctacaacatgaccgaGGGCCACCAGGAAGACTCctccagctacaacatgaccaagGGCCACCAGGAGGacgccagctacaacatgaccaagGGCCACCAAGATGATgctgccagctacaacatgaccaagGGCCACCAGGAGGacgccagctacaacatgaccgaGGGCCGCATGGAGgatgccagctacaacatgaccgaGGGCCACATGGAAGATGCTGCCAACTACAACATGACCAAGGGCCACATGGAGgatgccagctacaacatgaccgaGGGCCACCAGGAGGACGCCTCCAGCTCCAACATGAGCAATGGCCACCAGGAGgatgccagctacaacatgaccaagGGCCACCAGGAAGACTCctccagctacaacatgacagaagacgccagctacaacatgaccaagGCCCACATTGAAGATaccagctacaacatgaccaagGGCCACATGGAGgatgccagctacaacatgaccgaGGGCCGCATGGAAGATgctgccagctacaacatgaccgaGGGCCACATGGAGgatgccagctacaacatgaccaagGGCCACATGGAAGacgccagctacaacatgacggaagatgccagctacaacatgaccaagGGCCACATGGAGGACGCCAGTTACAACATGACCGAGGGCCACATGGAGGACGCCAGCTACCACATGACCATGGGCCCTCAAAACATCACATCCAGCTATGCAAGGAGCCTCAATCACCCAAGTGATGCTAATcatgagagcagtgacctgagTTTTTTGTCAGCCTACCAGAAGGAAGAAATGGATGATGTTGTGACTGTGAATGTATGA
- the si:ch73-248e21.5 gene encoding repetin isoform X2 — translation MFFSIAAPDMMAPLWFLGLLVHAVFMGRGLCSLPGSRQTDVSPVFKKLLESLHAIRRQYEQEHLAAKVEPDDQPSFNITKGLMEDASYNMTKGHQEDSSSYNMTEGHQEDSSSYNMTKGHQEDASYNMTKGHQDDAASYNMTKGHQEDASYNMTEGRMEDASYNMTEGHMEDAANYNMTKGHMEDASYNMTEGHQEDASSSNMSNGHQEDASYNMTKGHQEDSSSYNMTEDASYNMTKAHIEDTSYNMTKGHMEDASYNMTEGRMEDAASYNMTEGHMEDASYNMTKGHMEDASYNMTEDASYNMTKGHMEDASYNMTEGHMEDASYHMTMGPQNITSSYARSLNHPSDANHESSDLSFLSAYQKEEMDDVVTVNV, via the exons ATGTTCTTTAGCATCGCTGCTCCTGACATGATGGCTCCTCTCTGGTTCCTGGGTCTGCTGGTGCATGCTGTTTTTATGGGCAGAG GTCTATGTTCGCTACCTGGCTCGAGACAAA CTGATGTTTCACCAGTGTTCAAGAAACTTCTAGAGTCTTTACATGCCATTCGCAGGCAATATGAACAAG aacaTCTGGCAGCAAAAGTTGAGCCAGATGACCAGCCCAGCTTCAACATAACCAAGGGCCTCATGGAAgatgccagctacaacatgacaAAGGGCCACCAGGAAGACTCctccagctacaacatgaccgaGGGCCACCAGGAAGACTCctccagctacaacatgaccaagGGCCACCAGGAGGacgccagctacaacatgaccaagGGCCACCAAGATGATgctgccagctacaacatgaccaagGGCCACCAGGAGGacgccagctacaacatgaccgaGGGCCGCATGGAGgatgccagctacaacatgaccgaGGGCCACATGGAAGATGCTGCCAACTACAACATGACCAAGGGCCACATGGAGgatgccagctacaacatgaccgaGGGCCACCAGGAGGACGCCTCCAGCTCCAACATGAGCAATGGCCACCAGGAGgatgccagctacaacatgaccaagGGCCACCAGGAAGACTCctccagctacaacatgacagaagacgccagctacaacatgaccaagGCCCACATTGAAGATaccagctacaacatgaccaagGGCCACATGGAGgatgccagctacaacatgaccgaGGGCCGCATGGAAGATgctgccagctacaacatgaccgaGGGCCACATGGAGgatgccagctacaacatgaccaagGGCCACATGGAAGacgccagctacaacatgacggaagatgccagctacaacatgaccaagGGCCACATGGAGGACGCCAGTTACAACATGACCGAGGGCCACATGGAGGACGCCAGCTACCACATGACCATGGGCCCTCAAAACATCACATCCAGCTATGCAAGGAGCCTCAATCACCCAAGTGATGCTAATcatgagagcagtgacctgagTTTTTTGTCAGCCTACCAGAAGGAAGAAATGGATGATGTTGTGACTGTGAATGTATGA
- the LOC125991689 gene encoding uncharacterized protein PF3D7_1120600-like isoform X2, with protein MAALWISLVLVLAVLMNGGDDGLLLEEAVQLLHALDSVLKLQSKVSDDSSRDYQNMSMAHQKDYFMQDESYNMSMGYRKKDSGQDEQNMTKVHQNEVLQDYQNMTNGHQNEAMQDDQNMMKIYQNETMQDYQNMTKLYQNETMQDYQNMTKVYQNETMQDYQNMTKVYQKEAMQDYQNSEFMQYQNPLNNGRLNMSNSDMMENQNDSMDDYLYTVVVNV; from the exons ATGGCTGCTCTTTGGATCTCGCTTGTGCTGGTGCTTGCGGTTTTGATGAACGGAGGCGATG ATGGCCTTTTGCTTGAggaagctgttcaactccttcatGCTTTGGATTCTGTGTTGAAGCTGCAAAGTAAAG TCAGTGACGACTCCAGCCGTGACTACCAGAACATGAGCATGGCCCACCAAAAAGATTACTTCATGCAAGATGAGAGCTACAACATGAGCATGGGCTACCGGAAAAAGGACTCTGGTCAGGATGAGCAGAACATGACCAAGGTCCACCAAAATGAAGTCCTGCAAGACTACCAGAACATGACCAATGGCCACCAGAATGAAGCCATGCAAGACGACCAGAACATGATGAAGATCTATCAGAATGAAACTATGCAAGACTACCAGAACATGACCAAGCTCTATCAGAATGAAACCATGCAAGACTACCAGAACATGACCAAGGTCTATCAGAATGAAACCATGCAAGACTACCAGAACATGACCAAGGTCTACCAGAAGGAAGCCATGCAAGACTACCAGAACAGTGAATTCATGCAATACCAGAACCCCTTGAATAATGGTCGTCTGAACATGAGCAATAGTGACATGATGGAAAACCAGAATGACAGCATGGACGATTACTTGTACACAGTGGTTGTAAATGTTTGA